A region from the bacterium genome encodes:
- a CDS encoding SDR family oxidoreductase — protein MAPLMVERGYGRIINVSSVTGPFVAYAGGSAYAAAKAGMDGLTRTLALELGPHGVTVNSVAPGWILTSPTPSSVVVDAGRCTPVGRAGRPEEVAAVVAFLAAESASYLTGQSIVVDGGNIIQEHKGRQADDR, from the coding sequence GTGGCACCGCTCATGGTCGAGCGCGGATACGGCCGGATCATCAATGTGTCGTCGGTCACCGGACCGTTCGTGGCGTACGCCGGCGGGAGCGCCTATGCCGCGGCCAAGGCGGGGATGGACGGTCTGACCCGCACGCTCGCCCTGGAACTTGGCCCGCACGGCGTGACGGTCAACTCGGTCGCCCCGGGATGGATCCTGACGAGTCCGACGCCGTCCTCGGTCGTGGTCGACGCAGGACGCTGCACGCCGGTGGGGCGCGCCGGGCGCCCCGAGGAAGTGGCGGCGGTCGTCGCCTTTCTCGCCGCGGAGTCGGCAAGCTATCTGACGGGGCAATCGATCGTGGTCGACGGCGGCAACATCATCCAAGAACACAAAGGTCGCCAAGCGGACGATCGATAG
- a CDS encoding methyltransferase domain-containing protein, with product MMEWVRAFYDTRSAWFGPTGVFPEHRARARDLERLCGGGRKRVLDLGAGAGGTAAAIADLGHLVTAVEISPVRAAFAGALAEQRRGRLTVLEADFYTAAIEGAFDVVCYWDGFGVGSDADQRRLLRRARLEWLAAHGAMLLDVFSPAFWAAQTGKRRHVEEVLRLVDGEVRTVPLDVSVMVRYDFDPASCRFLSKWWRTGCEQDAMVETVRCYSPADFLLLLEGTGLVADRFEVAGESFDPHRDARIGPPLLARSRSYRVRLRHPSR from the coding sequence ATGATGGAGTGGGTACGTGCCTTCTACGATACGAGAAGCGCATGGTTCGGTCCGACCGGAGTCTTCCCCGAACACCGGGCCCGGGCCCGGGATCTTGAGCGCCTGTGCGGCGGCGGGCGGAAGCGCGTCCTCGATCTTGGCGCGGGGGCGGGAGGCACAGCCGCCGCGATCGCCGATCTCGGCCACCTCGTGACCGCCGTCGAGATTAGCCCGGTGCGGGCGGCCTTCGCAGGCGCCCTGGCTGAACAGCGACGCGGCCGGTTGACGGTGCTCGAGGCGGATTTCTATACGGCCGCCATCGAGGGGGCGTTCGACGTGGTCTGCTACTGGGATGGCTTCGGGGTCGGCAGCGACGCCGACCAGCGGCGATTGCTGCGGCGCGCCCGACTGGAGTGGCTCGCGGCGCACGGGGCCATGCTGCTCGACGTGTTCTCGCCCGCGTTCTGGGCCGCGCAAACCGGAAAGCGCCGCCATGTCGAGGAGGTGTTGCGGCTGGTCGACGGCGAGGTCCGGACTGTGCCGTTGGATGTATCCGTGATGGTCAGGTATGACTTCGATCCCGCGTCATGCCGGTTCCTCAGCAAGTGGTGGCGGACCGGGTGTGAGCAGGACGCGATGGTGGAAACCGTCCGGTGCTACTCGCCGGCGGACTTTCTCTTGCTGCTCGAAGGAACCGGGCTTGTCGCGGATCGATTCGAGGTCGCCGGCGAGTCGTTCGATCCACACCGAGACGCCCGCATCGGCCCGCCGTTACTCGCGCGAAGCCGGAGCTACCGGGTCCGCTTGCGCCACCCCTCGCGATGA
- a CDS encoding MFS transporter, which produces MSLPGHSKGQGPRFVPALLAENGEFRTFWAGQVISLFGDQITLLALPLAAVLVLHADARAMGYLSAAGWVPYLLFSLHAGAWVDQRRTRRRSMIAADLGRVVLLATIPLAYRAGWLTMGYLYATAFLIGALSVVFFVAYSTLFVSIVPRERYVEGSAILHGSRALSFVGGPSLGGFLVQVFSAPAALAADALSFLVSAFCLARISPSEPPAEPRGEGTVIAGARFIMHSPFARAALAATSTVNFFNFAFSALFVLYATQTLRVQPGILGLVLGTGAVGAVLGSIVTGRLVGRLGFGPTFMLGCVLFPLPLVLVPLAGGPAPLVLACLLAARFGSGLGVMILDISYGSMSAALVPARLRARVSGAYSLVNNGIRPLGSVVGGLLGAAIGLRPTLWVATIGAVAGILWLIPSPMPRLRTLDELTGDRRRGEPGDAHL; this is translated from the coding sequence ATGTCGCTCCCCGGACACTCGAAGGGCCAGGGACCGAGGTTCGTTCCCGCGCTCCTTGCCGAAAACGGCGAGTTCCGAACCTTCTGGGCCGGACAGGTGATCTCGTTGTTCGGCGATCAGATCACCCTCCTGGCTCTGCCTCTTGCGGCGGTCCTCGTGCTTCACGCCGACGCGCGTGCGATGGGGTATCTGTCGGCGGCCGGATGGGTGCCGTACCTATTGTTCTCGCTGCACGCCGGCGCGTGGGTCGACCAGCGCAGAACACGCCGCCGCTCGATGATCGCCGCCGACCTGGGTCGTGTCGTGCTGCTTGCGACGATACCGCTCGCATACAGGGCCGGGTGGCTGACGATGGGGTACCTGTATGCGACCGCGTTCCTGATCGGGGCGCTGAGCGTCGTGTTCTTCGTCGCCTACAGCACGCTCTTCGTGTCGATCGTGCCTCGCGAGCGATACGTCGAAGGCAGTGCGATCCTTCACGGCAGCCGCGCGCTGTCGTTCGTCGGCGGCCCGAGCCTCGGTGGGTTTCTCGTGCAGGTCTTCTCGGCGCCCGCCGCACTTGCCGCCGATGCCCTGTCGTTCCTCGTATCGGCGTTCTGCCTCGCCAGGATCTCCCCGTCCGAGCCGCCGGCCGAACCGAGAGGGGAGGGGACGGTCATCGCGGGTGCGCGTTTCATCATGCACTCGCCGTTCGCGCGCGCCGCGCTGGCGGCGACATCGACGGTCAATTTCTTCAACTTCGCGTTCTCCGCCCTCTTTGTGCTCTACGCGACGCAGACGCTCCGCGTGCAGCCCGGGATCCTCGGGCTCGTGCTCGGCACGGGGGCGGTGGGTGCCGTGCTCGGTTCGATCGTGACGGGGCGCCTCGTCGGCCGACTCGGCTTCGGACCGACGTTTATGCTCGGCTGCGTCCTGTTTCCGCTGCCGTTGGTGCTCGTGCCGTTGGCCGGCGGGCCCGCCCCCCTCGTGCTGGCGTGCCTCCTCGCCGCTCGATTCGGATCGGGCCTCGGGGTGATGATTCTCGACATCAGCTATGGGTCGATGTCTGCGGCCCTGGTCCCCGCCCGACTGCGCGCCCGCGTGTCGGGCGCGTACAGCTTGGTCAACAACGGCATCCGCCCGCTCGGCTCGGTGGTCGGCGGACTCCTCGGTGCCGCCATTGGTCTCCGGCCGACGCTCTGGGTCGCGACGATCGGCGCCGTGGCCGGCATCCTGTGGTTGATTCCGTCTCCTATGCCGCGGCTGCGGACGCTCGACGAATTGACCGGAGACAGACGCCGCGGCGAGCCCGGTGACGCTCACCTGTGA
- a CDS encoding proline iminopeptidase-family hydrolase, with the protein MPDARPVEGFLSFHGFRVWYRIVGVREDPGKFPLLVLHGGPGAAHDYLEPLEAIAATGRRVVLYDQLGCGRSDKPHNPSMWAVGLFVEEIGVVRRVLGLTRIHLLGQSWGGMLAMEYAATRPPGLASLTVASSPASMRQWVEEANRLRSELPPEVQETLLRHEAAGTTQDQAYQEAMLVYYRRHVCRVNPWPDCLNRTFAQLAADPEVYHTMNGPSEFHVIGTLKDWTIVDRLGAIRVPTLVTSGRYDEATPAIAETIHRGIGGSEWILFEHSSHTAHIEEAERYCAVLDQFLSRVEQRGPTTARSADRASPGPRDSGI; encoded by the coding sequence ATGCCGGACGCTCGCCCAGTCGAAGGGTTCCTATCGTTCCACGGGTTTCGCGTCTGGTACCGCATTGTCGGCGTACGCGAGGATCCCGGCAAGTTCCCGCTGCTGGTGCTGCACGGCGGCCCTGGCGCCGCGCATGACTACCTGGAACCCCTTGAGGCGATCGCCGCCACAGGGCGCCGCGTCGTTCTCTACGACCAGTTGGGGTGCGGGAGATCCGACAAACCGCACAACCCGTCGATGTGGGCCGTGGGACTGTTCGTTGAGGAGATCGGGGTGGTGCGGCGCGTATTGGGATTGACGCGGATCCACCTCCTCGGCCAGTCGTGGGGCGGCATGCTCGCGATGGAGTACGCGGCGACCCGCCCGCCGGGGCTGGCCAGCCTCACCGTCGCCAGCTCCCCGGCGAGCATGCGGCAGTGGGTTGAGGAGGCCAACCGACTGCGAAGCGAGCTCCCGCCGGAGGTGCAGGAGACGCTCCTCCGGCATGAGGCCGCCGGAACGACCCAGGACCAGGCCTACCAGGAGGCGATGCTGGTCTACTACCGCCGCCACGTCTGCCGGGTGAACCCGTGGCCGGACTGCCTGAACCGAACGTTCGCCCAACTGGCGGCTGATCCCGAAGTCTATCACACGATGAACGGGCCGAGCGAGTTCCACGTAATCGGGACGTTGAAGGACTGGACGATCGTGGACCGGCTCGGCGCGATCCGCGTGCCGACGCTGGTCACGTCGGGCCGATACGACGAAGCTACGCCGGCAATTGCCGAGACGATCCACCGAGGCATCGGCGGCTCCGAATGGATCCTCTTCGAGCACAGCTCGCACACCGCGCATATCGAAGAAGCCGAGCGGTATTGCGCGGTCCTGGATCAATTTCTCTCCCGAGTAGAGCAGAGGGGCCCGACCACCGCGCGGTCCGCCGACCGGGCAAGCCCAGGTCCGAGGGATTCAGGGATCTAG
- a CDS encoding radical SAM protein, which yields MVDQSLPGVRARLPFRYARRTHWFLDEDGIDQWSTKIFAKVNAPDVLRRELARPSWRRDQVALGTATDPYQAIEGRYRITRRILEALCEFRTPVGIVTRSPLVRRDLDVLRRLAAGAGATVCVSLVTTDAGIARRIEPSVAPPVQRLRTIRLLADAGIRCGILLAPILPGLTDSRDNLRAVVEAAADHGAQFLGHNVLHLGAVTRDSFTRFLQGYRPDLLARYTQMYGGKYAPGGYRAAVSRTVEAEKTRAGMEAARYIRRVDAPCQLLLDL from the coding sequence GTGGTCGATCAATCCCTACCGGGGGTGCGCGCACGGCTGCCCTTTCGCTATGCCCGCCGCACGCATTGGTTCCTCGACGAGGACGGGATCGATCAGTGGTCGACCAAGATCTTCGCCAAGGTGAACGCGCCCGACGTGCTCCGGCGCGAGCTTGCACGTCCGTCGTGGCGGCGGGACCAGGTAGCGCTCGGCACGGCGACCGATCCCTACCAAGCGATCGAGGGGCGCTATCGCATCACCCGGCGGATCCTGGAAGCGCTCTGCGAGTTCCGGACGCCGGTCGGCATCGTGACCCGTTCGCCCCTCGTCCGCCGTGACCTGGACGTACTTCGGCGGCTCGCCGCCGGGGCCGGCGCGACCGTGTGCGTGAGCCTCGTCACGACCGACGCCGGCATTGCGCGGCGGATCGAGCCCAGTGTCGCGCCGCCGGTGCAGCGCCTGCGGACGATCCGCCTCCTGGCCGACGCGGGGATCCGCTGCGGCATCCTGCTCGCCCCGATCCTGCCGGGCCTCACGGATTCGCGCGACAATCTCAGGGCCGTCGTGGAGGCGGCGGCGGATCACGGCGCACAGTTCCTCGGCCACAACGTGCTTCACCTCGGTGCCGTGACCCGTGACTCGTTCACCCGGTTCCTTCAAGGCTACCGCCCCGACCTGCTCGCTCGGTACACGCAGATGTACGGCGGCAAGTACGCGCCGGGCGGTTACCGGGCCGCCGTGTCGCGCACCGTCGAGGCCGAGAAGACGCGCGCCGGGATGGAGG
- a CDS encoding phosphodiester glycosidase family protein: protein MVLCLATGPALAGGPPLWPGVKSSRSWTAPIAPGVQYTHFRVATSSGPLSIHHLRVDLTNPSVRLGMGLAHDQLISPDETVSSMVARTGAVAGVNGDFFDIRDSGMPLNIVVKNGEFLRSPVGRAALAIDKDGAARISHFQWGGSVLFPSTNARYWLAGFNTGVVPEGIVAFSNDRGYGAPVPPPGVRQTVVDLAPVQQQQQEVAHPVFTVTVSGQPEPPAPETAAQSTQYMVGQVWPQQAYYAPFPKGVMLLVGRGNAADWLQQHVTAGMPVEVNLATTPDWRNLHLAIGGGPMLVQNGYPLDDPHSPAPHERDRPNPVLAVGISRDGATMLLVAIDGRQPKLSMGVTQPQLAAYMRWLGAYQAMAFDSGGSVTMVAKFWGRPGPTVVNSPSDGRERPVGNALLIFSSPNAAVSR from the coding sequence GTGGTCCTGTGCCTCGCCACCGGGCCGGCGTTGGCCGGCGGCCCGCCCCTCTGGCCCGGCGTCAAGTCCTCTCGCAGTTGGACCGCTCCGATCGCCCCCGGGGTTCAATATACACACTTCCGCGTCGCCACGTCCAGCGGACCGCTCAGCATCCACCATCTTCGTGTCGATCTGACCAACCCGAGCGTGCGCCTCGGGATGGGGCTCGCCCACGATCAGCTGATCAGCCCGGACGAAACCGTCTCCTCGATGGTCGCTCGCACCGGGGCCGTCGCGGGCGTCAACGGGGATTTCTTCGACATCCGCGACTCCGGAATGCCCCTCAACATCGTGGTCAAGAACGGTGAGTTTCTCCGCAGCCCGGTGGGGCGGGCGGCGCTCGCCATCGACAAAGACGGCGCGGCACGGATCAGCCATTTTCAGTGGGGCGGGTCGGTGTTGTTCCCGTCAACCAACGCGCGATACTGGCTCGCGGGGTTCAACACCGGCGTCGTGCCAGAAGGCATCGTCGCGTTCTCCAACGACCGGGGTTATGGGGCTCCGGTTCCGCCTCCAGGGGTCCGCCAGACGGTGGTCGACCTCGCCCCGGTCCAGCAACAACAACAGGAGGTGGCGCACCCGGTGTTCACGGTGACGGTGTCGGGCCAGCCCGAGCCTCCTGCTCCCGAGACGGCCGCGCAATCCACGCAGTACATGGTCGGGCAGGTGTGGCCGCAGCAGGCCTACTACGCCCCGTTCCCCAAAGGGGTAATGCTGCTGGTCGGCCGCGGGAACGCGGCGGACTGGCTTCAGCAGCACGTCACGGCCGGTATGCCGGTCGAGGTGAACCTTGCGACGACCCCGGATTGGCGAAACCTGCATCTCGCGATCGGCGGCGGGCCGATGTTGGTGCAGAATGGGTATCCGCTCGACGATCCCCACTCGCCGGCCCCACACGAGCGCGACCGCCCGAACCCGGTGCTGGCGGTGGGAATCTCCCGGGACGGTGCCACGATGTTGCTCGTGGCGATCGACGGCCGTCAACCCAAGCTCAGCATGGGTGTGACGCAACCGCAGCTCGCGGCGTACATGCGGTGGCTCGGCGCCTACCAGGCGATGGCGTTCGACAGCGGCGGCTCCGTGACGATGGTGGCGAAGTTCTGGGGCCGCCCGGGCCCCACGGTCGTCAACTCGCCCTCGGACGGACGCGAACGCCCCGTCGGCAACGCACTGTTGATTTTTAGTTCCCCGAACGCGGCGGTGTCGCGGTAG